A single Lolium perenne isolate Kyuss_39 chromosome 6, Kyuss_2.0, whole genome shotgun sequence DNA region contains:
- the LOC127307071 gene encoding E3 ubiquitin-protein ligase PRT1 produces MASEDRSGNRAPEIKEETAAASAGAGFGDLEDPRFQCCVCLELLYKPIVIACGHMSCFWCVHHAMHNAQESHCAICRRPYNHFPSICPLLHHLIVKLEPVEYKKREKEVLELEKFMDAYSPQNIEFLNSKGNNYENGKDGDNKLEDGKTGFPGEVSVDDNTMNECSKKVKLEDVSCPLCKDLLYQPAVLNCGHVYCMSCLPSLGDEALKCQVCGGLHPGSYPNVCLDLDHFLEEYFPAEHESRRKKLLSESTQCNPEGSSSGTSCSKDEMDKVSKGVTYGQKNLDLSNVHAGVGCDSCGVYPIRGERYKCKDCTEAIGFDLCGECYNTRSKLPGRFNQQHTSDHRMELDNSSLYDAFLRFQGIPGEGLHQLIVEEAFIGPGGMLHIIGDDHEMEYSDEEEEE; encoded by the exons ATGGCCTCCGAGGACCGCAGCGGGAACCGCGCGCCGGAGATTAAGGAGGagaccgccgccgcctccgccggagcTGGCTTCGGCGATCTGGAGGACCCGCGGTTCCAGTGCTGCGTATGCCT GGAGCTTCTCTACAAACCAATTGTTATTG CATGTGGTCATATGTCATGTTTCTGGTGCGTCCACCATGCGATGCATAACGCCCAGGAATCCCATTGTGCGATATGCAGGCGGCCTTATAATCATTTTCCTAGTATCTGTCCGCTCCTCCATCACTTGATTGTAAAGCTTGAACCTGTGGAATAcaagaaaagggaaaaagaagTACTAG AGCTAGAGAAGTTCATGGATGCATACTCTCCACAAAATATTGAGTTTTTAAACTCCAAGGGCAATAATTATG AAAATGGAAAAGATGGGGACAACAAGCTTGAAGATGGCAAGACTGGATTCCCAGGTGAAGTTTCAGTTGATGACAATACAATGAACGAGTGTTCAAAGAAAGTAAAGTTAGAGGATGTGTCATGTCCTCTCTGTAAGGATCTGCTATATCAACCTGCTGTTCTTAACTGCGGTCATG TGTATTGCATGTCTTGTTTGCCTTCGTTAGGTGATGAAGCATTGAAATGTCAAGTTTGTGGAGGTCTTCATCCCGGAAGTTATCCTAATGTTTGTTTAGATCTTGACCACTTTCTGGAAGAATATTTTCCAGCAGAACATGAATCAAGACGCAAGAAACTTCTGTCTGAGAGCACTCAATGCAACCCTGAAGGATCATCTTCAG GTACTTCATGCAGCAAAGATGAAATGGATAAAGTATCAAAAGGGGTAACCTATGGACAGAAGAATCTAGACTTATCAAATGTTCACGCTGGAGTTGGATGCGACTCATGTGGG GTCTATCCGATCCGAGGGGAGCGATACAAGTGCAAGGATTGCACGGAAGCAATCGGGTTTGACCTGTGCGGGGAGTGCTACAACACCAGGTCGAAACTCCCAGGCCGGTTTAACCAGCAGCATACCTCTGACCACAGGATGGAACTGGATAACTCGTCGCTCTACGACGCGTTCCTGAGATTCCAAGGGATACCTGGGGAAGGTCTACATCAGCTGATTGTAGAAGAGGCGTTTATTGGTCCTGGCGGTATGTTGCATATAATAGGTGATGATCATGAAATGGAGTAcagcgatgaggaggaggaggaatga
- the LOC127310268 gene encoding auxin-responsive protein SAUR32 encodes MKQHQEEAHDHLLAEAPAPAATTTKGCATFWVCAEEEDEAPRRFAVPVTLLGHPRILELLVEAHEKYGYAHDGAIVVPCGVDRFQEAVDAARAQQRHHHHHHFRIPHLATCFRPSHIVA; translated from the coding sequence ATGAAGCAGCATCAAGAAGAAGCGCACGACCACCTCCTCGCGGAGGCGCCGGCGCCGGCTGCGACCACCACCAAGGGATGCGCCACCTTCTGGGTGTgcgcggaggaggaggacgaggcgcCGCGGCGGTTCGCGGTGCCAGTGACGCTGCTCGGGCACCCGCGGATCCTGGAGCTGCTCGTGGAGGCGCACGAGAAGTACGGGTACGCGCACGACGGCGCCATCGTCGTCCCCTGCGGCGTCGACAGGTTCCAGGAGGCGGTCGACGCGGCGAGGGCCCAACAacggcaccaccaccaccatcacttcAGGATCCCTCACCTTGCCACCTGCTTCAGGCCGTCGCATATCGTTGCTTAG